The Calonectris borealis chromosome 6, bCalBor7.hap1.2, whole genome shotgun sequence genome contains the following window.
CATGCGTTTGCTGCCGGTGAAtccttctccagctttctccAGTGCTTTCCAAGGCTGCTTCATTTCCTGTTCTTCCCATTTATTAGTATGACTGCTCTTGTTATTATGCTTGAAGAGTGTGTAGCAGACAATACGATTGCATAGGTGCTGTATGACAACATGGTTTCCCACCACTGCGGCTGATTCCTGATTTTTTACTTTGCCATGATAAAGTACGCTTTGCAGCTAAGCTGATTCCTCTGCGTAAGCCTTTTTCCCTCATCTCAGATGTGTTTGCCAGTCACATTGCTAatctatgtatatttttttctttttggtgcagagtttcatctgcttttctttcaaaaagtagATTTATTGACTTTGGCTATGACATAAAGAGGCTTAAACtgtagaaatgttttcatttgcagtgtgcaggttttttgttgttggttttttttctttgtgtgtgtgtgtgcttcagTGCATTCTGGTTTAGCTCCCCTAAAGCTATCGCTTCTTATGTCATATCCTTGCCATTCATTGCAGCCCACCCCTCTTCTTGATCATTGCCAGAACTctgattttttgtgtgtcttaCCTTATTACAGATGTTTAACCCTGCTGGAGTGCCTTAGTCAGGCAAAACCTCCATCACTTCCACTGGGATGTTTGCCTTCATAGTGAAGTTTAGGATTGGGCACATAGGGTGAAGTTCTGATCAGcttactaaacaaaatatttactgcAATCAATTGTCTTTCAGTACGTAAGAACTACACTTCAAGATTTTCCTTTTAAAGGTATTTCTCTTCAGCCAGTGCAACAAGGTGCAAAGACACGTTGTATGGAGTAGTGATGTACCCATTCACTACCTGGCTAAGAAATGCTGCATTTGGGAGGCTGGGGTTCTGGCCGGCCCAGCTAAAGAATACTAAATTCCTTTGGCAATCAGAATATGTTTTGATGCCATTGGTATTGTTCATTTGCACCACGGTAAGAGGCACAGTAGGATACATAAAGAAAGTCAGTATCTAGctatttaatttctgtgaaaagaGGATGATATCAGCTCAAAGGCCATGTTTTTATACTTCATAGAGTTTGCAAGTAAGTCACCAAATGTAAAAACATAAAGGAGCAAAATTACTGTAGTTGTAGACCTCTCGTTTTTCCACCTGTGGAGTTTAGAATGGCAGTTGCTTTTTTGACTAAATGTTAACGTGAATATTTAAAGAATGACCAAGACTTTGATACTAATTGTtctaaaaaattcagattcatcagagcaaaacGATGGCTCGATGGACTTTAAATCAGAGATGAGGAGATTCAGAGTTGGCTCAATGCTTGTTGTAACAAGCTTTAGAAAAAAACTCATAAAACTTTTTTTACAGATTACCGCAGAAAGTTCTGCCACATTCTGCAGTATCTCTCTTCATATTTTCCATGATAGGGAGATTTCCATATGATAGGAATCATTATTTTCCATAGgatattaaaaaagaacaagctaTTAGTGATTAACAGAGCATGTATAAAAAAAACGTAACTAGGTATTACTCCCTAAAAATATAGTGGCAGACTGTGAGAGTAGCATTTTTGGTTTCAAATTAACTTAATTAGGGCCTGATCTACAGTCATTGAAACATGCCAAGTATTCTTTGACTTCACTTACAGCTGAAGATGGCTGGCCATTTTGAAGACCAGACCTTCAAGATCTGGGACTATCAATAGCTCCGTGGCTGATTTACACATACCAGTTTCATAACAGCAGTGGGATTTTTGTCATTTGCCAAAGAGTAAATGTCAAAAGTTGGTACAGTTAAAAACCCAGCCTCTTCTGACACTTGCAAAACCTTTTATATGCATTATTTCTTTAGTTTAGGCTGCatgtagaagaaaaatgtaaaataggtCTAGAAATGTATAACtatgtatgttttaaatgtcagcaACACACAAAGATACCACCGTTTGGACTTAATCTTGCAGACTTTACTCACTGAAAACTAACACAAGTTACAGAGTCCAGGAAAGCATACCAATGAAGTGAGGGTTACTTGTGGTTTTACTGTTGCATACAAACCATGAAGATGAAGAATTCAAATGAAATCATCTCATTTCAGTGGTCACATATTTATATGTGTACAACTCTCATTTTCACTATAAAACCTCATACGTTGGAAGGAAACTAGGGTTTAACACTTTAAAGCAGATTTCTAGGTGGATGGCCTTGCTGCATGTTTGcatctttctccctctcctttccatCATTCATACCGAGATGATGTTGTAAGCCACATGACTGCCTGCCTGTAAgtgctttaaataattttgttataaaacccaaacaaactacTTCAGATTTACTTGCAGCCACGAAGATGGAATTCCGTGTCCAGGAGGGCGCACGCCCTTTCACAGCGGAACCATTAGACACAAAGCAACATGAATCTGGGAAAGACAGTAAGACTGGTGAGCAACCTAAACATGATGCCTTAGTTCCACAGCCAGCAAGAACAGAGGCTATAGATAAAAAGGATTCACAgagcaaagacaaagaaaaaatgcCTTCACCTCTATCAGAACAGATCTTGAAAACTGATTCACAAAAGAAAGGGGAAGCCAGTTTTGCAGAGCCCGCTGCCAAGCCTCCTGCTTCTCAAGAACAAAAGGACTTGTCCACTGAACTGCCTAAAGggagcaaaacagaagaaaggactGCAGATGTGCCCTCATCATCCAACCAAGTTATGTCTATGAAATTTAAAGACGACCTTAAAGACGTCCAAGATCATCTTGCCATTAGCCATGGTGAAAGTTCTCTGTTGCTATCAGAACCCAAGGCAGAAGCAGCCAAAAGTGGACTTCCTTCAGGCCCATCTCCCACTGTCCCCCAGGAGCTTCCACTCAAAGACagttccaaaacaaaacaggaacccACTGACCAACTGTTTGCCAAAGATCTTACTAAAGACGAACAGTTCCACAGAGACAGGACACTAGCTCTGCAAGAAGTCTCAGCAGTAACTGTAGATGGCCTGAAAACGCCAAGCACCCAGAAAATCCCTGTGTGGGGGGAGGAAAAGGACATGACCAAGGATGAGAGTGATGAGGAAGAAAGGTATGACTTCTATGATAAAGGAGAGGCTCGAATATTAGATGATGGCAAATTTACCACAAAACCTGAAGTTAAGACACTTTCCCTAGACAAAGCAGACTTTCAAAAGGATGATGAAGCTAAAAAGTCACCTGATATTctcaaagcagaaaaagaagtggaCCAAAGTGGGCTCCCAGCAACAGTAGACATGAAAAAGGAGGTCCAGCCAAGCACACAGGTAGCCCCAGCCAAGTTAAGCCATGAACTGACCCTTGAGAAAACAGTAGAGCACCCTGATACCACTCAGTTATCCAGAATAACAGAGAAAGCCCCTGAGGCACCAAGTTTAACCACTGACCAGACTCCTATTCTAGAACCTTCTCAagagaaagatgttaaaaaagaTACCAAGGAGGATAAGACAAGTGTTTCAGCTCCTCATCAAATGAAAGAAGAGGAGGATCGATCGGGAATGTCGAAGTATTTTGAAACCTCTGCTCTGAAAGAGGAAGCCTTCAAAGCAGACGCTTTGAAACAAGGCAGTGATTACTATGAGCTAAGTGACACTAAAGAGAGTGTGTATGAGCCTTATCAGACAGATCGTCTAATACctgaagacaaagaagaagaggaggaagaattaCAGACAGAATTGGATCAGCAGCAGAGTGGGCCTGCTCATGAAATAGGGTACAGTACCCTGGCTCAGAGCTTTACACCAGACAAATCTGAAGAACCGAGTTCCCCAACAGAAAGAATGTTCACTATTGACCCCAATGTCTATGGGGATAAGAGAGAACTCcacagcaaaaataaagatgacCTAACTCTGAGCAGGAGCTTGGGACTTGGGGGGAGATCTGCAATTGAACAGAGAAGTATGTCTATTAACTTGCCCATGTCCTGCCTGGATTCAATAGCTCTAGGATTTAGCTTTGGTCGTGCACATGATCTTTCTCCCCTCGCTTCGGATATTCTAACCAACACTAGTGGAAGTATGGATGAAGGTGACGACTACTTGCCAGCAACCACACCAGCATTGGAGAAGGCCCCCTGCTTCCCCATTGATAGtagagaggaagaggagcatattgaagaagaaaaagcaatggcAGAAGAAAAAGTCCAGCCTGAGACCTTGGTCGAATCACCTTTCCTGGCCAAAGAATATTACAAAAATGGGGCTGTCCTGGCTCCTGACCTGCCTGAAATGTTAGACTTAGCAGGGACAAGATCTAGATTAGCCTCCGTGAGTGCAGATGCTGAGATGGCACAAAAGAAGTCAGTTCCTTCTGACACTGTTGTGGAAGACAGCAGCATAACCCTGCCACCTGTGACAGATGAAAACCACGTAACTCTAAAAGCTGAAAGTCAGCTAGAAGACTTGGGCTACTGTGTTTTCAATAAGTACACAGTCCCACTCCCTTCTCCAGTTCAGGACAGTGAGAATTTAACAAGTGAAACCTGTCCCTTTTACGAAGGCACAGATGAAAAACTGAGACGTGGCGTGGCTCCCGACCTGTCTTTAATAGAAGTGAAGCTGGCAGCAGCTGAAAAATCGAAAGAAGAATTCCTCAGTGAAAAAGACTTAGGTCAGCATGCCGCTAGTGAGTCTGTTCTGGTAAGGGACTTtgagcaggagaaaaaggagaagctgGATACTGTGCTAGAAAAAAGTGAAGATCAAGTTGACTCTAAAGAGGTCTATCCCATTAAAGGTGCAGAGCCAGAGAAGACAAGACCTGAGGCAATCttagaaatgaaagaagaaagtgtGGCTGATAAAGTTTGTGTAACTGATGATACCATGTATGACAGAATATCAGCTTCAGAGACAGCAATAGAAAAGGATGCTGTTTCTTTGTTGATGGAGAAGGAGCAGAAGACTCTTAGCGTTGTTCCTGAAATAGCTGAGATAGAAGCGCCAATAAAACCAGATTACAATGCTATAAAGCACGATTTGGAAGTGGCTGCAAGGAGAGCTGACCAAGAATATCAGAGTCAGTTAGAGACTAAGATCAGTGaggttgtttttctcccttcaggGAAGGACAAAGTGTCTGTTAAAAGAGCAGAGCCTGAACCCAAGGACACTCAACAGAAAGATCAGACCATCTTGtccagagaagcaaaggatgcagATGTGCTTTCCAAGACTGAGCCTAGTTATGTGAAGGACAGCACCAAACTGTCTGAaacagaaattaaggaaaaagtaaCTAAGCCTGATCTGGTACATCAAGAGGCAGTTGATAAAGAGGAATCTTATGAATCTAGTGGAGAGCATGATCAAGCCCAAGAAGGTTTGAATGGAGAATCCTTGAAACCAGAGGATATCAAAGCAGAACCTCCAAAACCTCCCGTGTGTGGGGAAGAGGCGCCTGCACAGTTACCAGCAAAGGAGCCTTCTGTGGAGCTCCTCCTTCCAAAAGCTGAGCCTCTCCAGGAAGAGCCTGCTGAGATTCAGATGGAGAGCATACCACAGCctgcagaagaaactgaaaagattCCTGATACAGCCGTGAAACCTGTGGAAATCCAAAAGCTGCTGCCATGTGAAGTGACAGCTGGGGCCTCAAAAGGTGAAGAACATGAGGAAGAAGAGGTAGAAGTagggcaagaagaaaaagaagaggataaACAGCATCTTCTATCAGAAATGCCCCCAGAAATAgactttgggaaacctgctgctgaGCAAATGCTAGCCAAGGGTGGCCCAGAAGCACTGCCTGAACTGAAAGGCATTATTGAATCAGTGGTGACAGTAGAGGATGACTTTATCACAGTGGTGCAGACAACAGTTGATGAGGGTGAATCCGCTTCTCACAGCGTGCGCTTTGCTGCCACTCAGCAGGAAGACATCGAAACAGGGGACTCCCAGGCTGAAGAGGAGCTGGAGGTTGAGGAAGTGGCTGACATGCCAGTTGAGCCCAAGGAGGGCTCCCCAGAAGCTCCTGCTTCACCCCAGAGAGAAGAAATCCTGCTCACCGACTACAAGACGGAGACGTGTGATGATTACAAAGATGAAACAACAATCGATGACTCCATCATGGACACAGACAGTCTCTGGGCAGATACTCAAGGTGTGCATTATcctttctgttttgtctgtgttaaatatttttgcttccaAATCATAATgatcaaaaagcaaaattattatagTTGTAATAGTAATCTCAGCATGTTTcataaaaatggtaaaataatctgcctttttttattaATCCGTCTGCTCTGTCTTCAACTATTTTTTCCCTGCTCCACCGCAGTATTGTTAACATTTGTTACTAATCTTTTGTTTGTTGTTATAATTTGCTCTGATCCTACAGATGATGATAGGAGCATCATGACTGAACAGTTAGAGACTGTTCCTaaagaggagaaggcagagagagaatTGCGAAGATCATCTCTCGATAAGCAtaaaaaagagaaaccttttaAAACTGGGAGAGGCAGGATTTCTACTCCTGAAAGGAAAATAGCTAAAAAGGAACCTAGCACACTCTCCAGAGAtgaagtgagaaggaaaaaaggttcaTTTAACACTCCCTATTacaatatatacttttttttttttacctgttgtACAGTACTATCCAGTTACTCTGTTGTAGATGACGTGCACCTTAACAGTATTAACAGTAGTGCTTTTTAATGAGACGTTGTACCACTATATGAAAAGCCATGTGCAGGGCTCACTGCTCCACCGGTCCCGTTTCATTGTAGGCATCCCCACTGATCACTGGGTAACACATCTGGGGTTAATGCACCAGTGCTCCCCCTCTTCTGACTTAGGATTTGTTCACCCCAGTAGAAGCGACGCATGGGGCTGGAGTTGTGGAGCAGTGGGCCTGCCACTTGATATATTGTCATATGAAACtgtttgctggttttttcctgattctgtgtttttgtgttttcttgtcCATAGCAGTGTATAAGAAAGCTGAACTTGCTAAAAAAACTGAAGTTCAGGCCCACTCTCCCTCCAGGAAAATCATTTTAAAACCTGCTATCAAATATACTAGACCAACTCATCTCTCCTGTGTTAAACGGAAGCAGACAGGTGACTGCGTTCTGTTCAGTTATGCAATGTGGCTGGCAAACATAgacattttgttttttttgtaaatctcatGGCCGTAGCAGcttctctatttttttattttttcctccaagaatATCAGTCTTCACAAATAGTATTGCTTTTTTAGTGTTTggtatcatttttcttttcttctttcattcctggtatttgtttttttatttaatggagGCCATGATCATGTATGCTTGTCATTGCTTGGACCTCCAAGTGCTGTGGTTGTAACTTGGCATCGTGCTTATAGTGTGGTGTTGTAGGAATCTCTACgcattgttttgttcttttttttctgtttttttaattatgcttttttggttttttctggtGGGAAAATGTTGACAGCTTAAACCATGGTATGCATTTccattattttgctttcttactcTCATGCATAATAAGAAGTGTTTCAGACTTATGTTTTGTTGATTGATGTTCTCTGCATTGACACTTCCCAATCTGTCACTGATGTTTATGCTGTACAGTCAAAATCCACAGGGGGAATCCAGCCACATGCAGCGTGAAGCTGAGAGAGAAGAAATCTGGGCTCACACTACGAATGCATTCCGAGCAAAAATCTTAATATTTGGTAGAGGAAGATGAAAGGACGAAACAAATGATTCCTGTTACATCTTGATAGGTGTACCATTATTTAGAGGACCAAAAATAACACTTTCAGCATTTTCATCGTATTGCTTGTTGTTACTGTGAGTTCAGGGTGGAAAGATGAACATCTTGACTTTTCTGGTGAAAAAATTTGCTAAAAGAGGCCGGGTTTTCTGTCATGTAACATAGCTGCACGCTGCAGTGCGGTTGTTCATGAGTGAAACTAGGGCTATTAAGAGAAGAGTCATGCACAGGAATGCAGAACTACATAGGCCTCTTCTTATGGCTTAGAAATTAAGAACAGGATTCGTTACCCGTCCTATAGTTAAACAGTGCAAAAGTGTTCCTAAGAAGTCGCTCCCATCCAGTTTTGCACCGATGAGTCACTCCTGTTCTAAATTTAGACCAGTCTCAGTATGGAGGTCTGACTagtgaaaatacagtaaaaggATAGTTATGCGAGGGTAGCTTTAATACCGTGCCTCAGCTGATGAAGTGTGTGCTGTCTCCTGGTTGTATTCCATTAGGACAACAGAACTAAACACTCGGTCCCATTGCCTTGCTCCTGTGAGGGAATCTGGCACGTTTGCTTCCCCCTCAGGAGAAATGgagccagggaaggaaaggctggTCCAGGCCCCTCTGTGTTGCAGAGATGGCTCCTCCTCAGTTCCCAGTCTCTAGGCTGTCCCGACTTCCACTCTGGACCAGAACTACCCAAGAGTGAGGAATTTTGAAAAAGAACTCTTCTTGCTACCTCTTGCTGTTTGCTGAAGCACAGCTTGATCAACTCAGAAGTTATGACCCATAATTCACATATTCTTTCAAAAGACCCAAGGGGGTTCAATAAGCGGTGGAAATGGGGGAAAACGGCGTCGGTTTTGTCATGTTTGCAACTTCGTCTGCACTTCTACAGCCACATGGTCAGTGCTGTCTTGCCCTCAGATACTCCAGCACTAACTCCTCTGAACTCTTCTGGCCCCGTGGCATCCCGGAGGGCCCGAGTCCTACCGATAGACTGGCATAAGGAAATCTGCCCAGTGCCTTAAACGTGTGCCGCCTGGCAACTGGCAGAACTTTGTCTCTCTCACTCTAACACCTAGCGAAGCAGATATATTAGTCAAAGTGAAAAATGACCTCCCACTACATTTAAATCCTGAGATGGAGAGCAACCAAAATAATGGACCCAGATTGATCATAAAATTTGCAGTAATGTGGGTTGAGCTTTGAGGTGTGGGCTCTAAAGCAGAGTAGCTTGAACCACACCACAAAGCGAACAAAAATAGCTCTTAGAATGTTTCACCACACTCAGTGTTGCTGGAAAATTCACAGTGTCCCTTATTTTCTTCTACCTCTCCTTTTTATGATTACTGATGGGACTTAAGGGGAGGCCATGTGAAAGGATATCACATAGCACTGCACTCTAAGAATGTAGGCGGCCATATGTTAACCTACATATCCCTGAGCCTGAACCAGTCATCCAACTCTTTCCAGGATCTGGAATTTAGAGGGACATTGTCTCTCTCACCTTTTTCCTTTTACGTAAAGTATAGCACTGTTTCTTGAAGCCAGTTTTGACTGTCAGTGTGTCCTATTTGGAATGGTCTTGTCAGCTTTAGTGATACCTGGCCAATGGAGCCCCACCAAAAGTCCCTCGGCAGTGAAGTCTATACAACTTTGAGTATATTGCAGTCAGTGTTGCACTTACcgtgattttaaaatgaaacatgcCTAGTCATAAGTGTCTACAACAAAAAGTTAATATTTGCTCATATTTTCTGCGTAGTGGCCTGAGAAATGACATCTTTCCACTATTTTCCCCTCAATACCAGAAAAAAATTCCCATGTCACTGTGAGGTAAGCACTGGCAAATACTGGTAACTTACAGTGCCATATCCACAAGGGTGGGACTGCTTTTTGAGAGTCTCATTGtgccatttgaaaaagaaactgcatGGCCAATTCTGAGGAAAGAGTTGTGAAGTCTTTGCCTTGACCGATGTAGTTTGTGAGTGAAACCTCAGCCCGACTCATGTTTTGTTGGTGGCTGTGAGACGCCGCTGCCATTGTGCCATCAGAGGAGTATTTACGGTGGCAAGGCCAGCACAATTACCTGGCTATGAGCGGGAGTCACTATGTGATATGCTTCTGTTCCTTGTCTTCAATTCTGGGGTCGCCCCCTGAGGTAAAACACGTTTGTCGTGTATTTAAActggcagcagagcctgcagaGATCTTTTGTTCAGATGGAGAAGTTGTGGTGCTTTCAGGTGAGTCAGCACAAGCAGCACAGCTATTCTTTCCACTTCATAGTGGTGGCTGGTTAGGGTTCAATACCAAGGGAAAGAAGCTATTTGTGATTATTTAGAGGAGATGCAAAACAgaccaaaaccagcagcaacagATGTGGTAAAATGTGATGCGGGAGGGCTGTGCTGTACCTATCCCTGCTACAAATTCAGAAGAACTGAAGTACACGGTTATATACTCTTTTCCTCCTCACAAGTTTTCTCTCCTACTccttcaacttaaaaaaaacagcaatgaaattaTATTAAGAGGGCAGAACTAGGAGTGGGAAGTGTGGCAGAAATCCAGGGAGCTCCTCAGCACGCCTGGGAACtgcagagggaaaggagaaaatgaattGGTTCTGTCCTGTACAATGTGTTAGCGTTGGTTTGACAGTTGCGTTTACAGCAAAAGGTTGTCATCTGTGACCACTGTCCTGCTTCTGCGTTTACTAAGGGCATCCTGGCACAGATGCCGAAAGATTTCACATCTAGCTTTTGTGTGGCAAATCGCTTCCTGAACAACAGTGTTGGGGTGAAACTAATAACCTGCTTTCCAAACAGCTGCCCCATTCCAAAACTTTTTGTAAGGGTGGAATCTaagtcagagagaaaaatcttACCGCAGACCATATTGTATCAGataaatgaaatgctgaattaaCGTACTTGATGTCCCAGATATAATTTGAATTGCTAAGGTCTGAGGGCTTAGTTGACCCATGGCACACTGACCNNNNNNNNNNNNNNNNNNNNNNNNNNNNNNNNNNNNNNNNNNNNNNNNNNNNNNNNNNNNNNNNNNNNNNNNNNNNNNNNNNNNNNNNNNNNNNNNNNNNNNNNNNNNNNNNNNNNNNNNNNNNNNNNNNNNNNNNNNNNNNNNNNNNNNNNNNNNNNNNNNNNNNNNNNNNNNNNNNNNNNNNNNNNNNNNNNNNNNNNTGAACTGTGTAGAATACTATTTTACATCAAGTATGATGAATATAGGACATTTTTAAGGCAGGTACATTTCTGCATATAGTCCACTGAGAGTAATTCACAAAGTAATTACTTTGCACAGTAGTTAAAAGGCATTTAATTGTTCTAATAAGTGTACTAAGTGGAAAAGcatattgtttttgtttttaactatcaAGTCTTTCTTTGGGTCTCTCAGCAGCAGGTGGTGAAACAAACCAGGCTCCTGGTGTATTtaaacaagcaaaggaaaaactctCAGTGAGTAAAATCATCTTATTGTTCATCTTTATAACCTCCTTTTGTCCTTATTTCAGATCTTTTTGTGTTAATTCAGTAAGTAATTGTGTGTTCCATTTAAAATTTGTGTTCCATTTAGAATTTGTTTGCCatattcattattcatttaaaaGAGTAATTAAAACCACCTTTCCTGAATAACCTCTGAATTACAGTCCCGGGTAGTAGATGATGACAGTTTGCAGATCCGTAGGGGGCACACAGGACTCCAAACTGCAGGAGTTGGATGTTGTTCAGCATTTCGAGCCAGGTCATCCTTTGGGATAACTGCGTACCTTGGCGCTTTCTGCAGCGCCTGACTCGTACTGCCACCTTGCTCGATTGCTGTGCAGGCAGAAACCCTCCCCCAGGACTCACTGGATGCCTTCTGAGGCAGCATTACATAGCCATGCATTCTGCAGAGGTCATGCCTGTGTAGAAATCATTGGCCGGTAGCGTTTTATATGCGATTAAGTGCTTTCTGAATGGCCATTTCCTGGACTActgatttctgtctgtgtgtTAACCCGACAGTTACGTGCCCTGccttcagctgctctgcagcctgtTCTGCTCCTTGTGTCTGACTCTGCTCTCCTGAGTTTCCTTCAGCAAATGCTGCAGTGCCGCTCCGCCCTGCTCCCATGCTGACCCCTACGCTTTTCCTCCCACCATTCCAAAATCCCCAGGAAACCAACGTCCTTTCACTATCCCCTCTGCAACTGTTTTTTACATGACACTGACACATGCTAATTCACATCTGCAGCACGACAGTACTTTGTCATTGTTAGCCCTCATTAGGGGCTAACAGAAGTTCTTTAGGATTCCTCTAAATTTCCTAATGTATTCCATGGCTGATCAGTTTCATCTGTCTAACCAGATCATCAATTCTTTGGGGAACAAAAAAACTCTGTCTCATAAAGTGCTGCAGATTATTTATGACTCATAAGAAATTGTTAATGATGATAGCAGTGTAACTGATTGGAGGCTTTGGAGGAGCTGTGAAATTTAGACCTGAATTCAGCCATGGATTCTGGGATTTCGTGTGGTTTTTCAGGTCTGACCCATTTCAGCTCATAACTGGGAAACTGCTAGAGCTTCTTTACTAGTACAGTAAGAAATACCTGGACAGGTTTCTGGTCTGAATCAACAGTATGGTTTATTACGGTCTTTTCTTGGGGGGTGATCAACACTTATGCAAAAGAAGTCAATACTAGCCCATTTTCAGAGTCACCTGTGTTCATGGAGTGCTCTGAGTACAAGCACTTGCAAAATCAGTCTCTGAAATTATCTGCTTTCTATACATCTTTCTTATTCCTGATCTTTACATTATGGCAAAGATGAGAAGTCTGTCCCCTGCTTACTTTCTCACCCTGTTGCCTCACTTCTCTGATTGCCACCCTTGCGCATCTCTTGGACGTTTTCTCTTCTGTGCCTTGGCTTCACCTCTGCTTTTATAAAGACCTCTCCCTTTTTGTTGTGTTTCTTCCTGATTTTCAGCTTTTGTGTCCTTCAAGTGCAGCCTTTTCCTCTCTACTGGTAATGTTAGATCACCCCACCCGGTCAATTTTGTTATCCATCTTCAAACTACAAATTTCATACTGCTTTGCAGAACAAGTTCAGGAAAGGCTAAGCAGTTCCATCTGCTGGAAGGAGCTGTGTACCTGCGGTAGCGAGATGCTGAGAACATTGGTCATGTGTTAGGAACACCTCTGAAATAAAGTGAGGTTTCTGC
Protein-coding sequences here:
- the MAP2 gene encoding microtubule-associated protein 2 isoform X1, which produces MAEDRKDEAKAPHWTSGQLTEASSHPHSPEIKEQGGAGAGLVRSANGFPYREDEEPGLGSHEQPGTYAQTKENGINGELSAGDRETAEEVSARIVQVVTAEAVAVLKGEQEKEAQHKDQPGPLPLAVEESANLPPSPPPSPASEQTGALEEEEEPVESPMAVEVKPAALPGKQLGKEHGPIEPSEQAKGLREGQSDSGLEAKVCREDKVPSVASSRESVTVVAETPLRDTSPSSAEEDLLAATKMEFRVQEGARPFTAEPLDTKQHESGKDSKTGEQPKHDALVPQPARTEAIDKKDSQSKDKEKMPSPLSEQILKTDSQKKGEASFAEPAAKPPASQEQKDLSTELPKGSKTEERTADVPSSSNQVMSMKFKDDLKDVQDHLAISHGESSLLLSEPKAEAAKSGLPSGPSPTVPQELPLKDSSKTKQEPTDQLFAKDLTKDEQFHRDRTLALQEVSAVTVDGLKTPSTQKIPVWGEEKDMTKDESDEEERYDFYDKGEARILDDGKFTTKPEVKTLSLDKADFQKDDEAKKSPDILKAEKEVDQSGLPATVDMKKEVQPSTQVAPAKLSHELTLEKTVEHPDTTQLSRITEKAPEAPSLTTDQTPILEPSQEKDVKKDTKEDKTSVSAPHQMKEEEDRSGMSKYFETSALKEEAFKADALKQGSDYYELSDTKESVYEPYQTDRLIPEDKEEEEEELQTELDQQQSGPAHEIGYSTLAQSFTPDKSEEPSSPTERMFTIDPNVYGDKRELHSKNKDDLTLSRSLGLGGRSAIEQRSMSINLPMSCLDSIALGFSFGRAHDLSPLASDILTNTSGSMDEGDDYLPATTPALEKAPCFPIDSREEEEHIEEEKAMAEEKVQPETLVESPFLAKEYYKNGAVLAPDLPEMLDLAGTRSRLASVSADAEMAQKKSVPSDTVVEDSSITLPPVTDENHVTLKAESQLEDLGYCVFNKYTVPLPSPVQDSENLTSETCPFYEGTDEKLRRGVAPDLSLIEVKLAAAEKSKEEFLSEKDLGQHAASESVLVRDFEQEKKEKLDTVLEKSEDQVDSKEVYPIKGAEPEKTRPEAILEMKEESVADKVCVTDDTMYDRISASETAIEKDAVSLLMEKEQKTLSVVPEIAEIEAPIKPDYNAIKHDLEVAARRADQEYQSQLETKISEVVFLPSGKDKVSVKRAEPEPKDTQQKDQTILSREAKDADVLSKTEPSYVKDSTKLSETEIKEKVTKPDLVHQEAVDKEESYESSGEHDQAQEGLNGESLKPEDIKAEPPKPPVCGEEAPAQLPAKEPSVELLLPKAEPLQEEPAEIQMESIPQPAEETEKIPDTAVKPVEIQKLLPCEVTAGASKGEEHEEEEVEVGQEEKEEDKQHLLSEMPPEIDFGKPAAEQMLAKGGPEALPELKGIIESVVTVEDDFITVVQTTVDEGESASHSVRFAATQQEDIETGDSQAEEELEVEEVADMPVEPKEGSPEAPASPQREEILLTDYKTETCDDYKDETTIDDSIMDTDSLWADTQDDDRSIMTEQLETVPKEEKAERELRRSSLDKHKKEKPFKTGRGRISTPERKIAKKEPSTLSRDEVRRKKAVYKKAELAKKTEVQAHSPSRKIILKPAIKYTRPTHLSCVKRKQTAAGGETNQAPGVFKQAKEKLSTASLSKIPASKSRAKSLLPPRPSSACSLTTKRATFLDTDSYSVRPSSAGPRDCLPYSKSDAKDGVSKSPEKRSSLPRPSSILPPRRGVSGDRDREENSLSLTASLSSSVRRTTRSEPIRRTGKSGTSTPTTPGSTAITPGTPPSYASRTPGTPGTPSYSRTPHTPGTPKSAILVPTEKKVAIIRTPPKSPATPKQLRVINQPLPDLKNVRSKIGSTDNIKYQPKGGQVRILNKKIDFSDIQSRCGSRDNIKHSAGGGNVQIVTKKIDLSHVTSKCGSLKNIHHKPGGGRVKIESVKLDFKEKAQAKVGSLENAHHVPGGGNVKIDSQKLNFREHAKARVDHGAEIITQSPGRSSVASPRRLSNVSSSGSINLLESPQLATLAEDVTAALAKQGL